In Nitrospira lenta, one genomic interval encodes:
- a CDS encoding PilZ domain-containing protein — translation MSNSRVSTNEPSSRRRTPRMRVSAPFPCSYALVGLKRWATVNRGGLGVVCDLSVAGARMLSETALAPGDEIAISLRLPHQRVSTFIDRATVRWVKDSVFGVEFSLLSPIAVTRLGKCVIRGIHPSPPLSATDTSAQPLR, via the coding sequence TTGTCGAATTCCCGTGTCTCTACAAACGAGCCCTCCTCGCGGCGGCGCACACCGCGCATGCGTGTTTCAGCTCCATTCCCTTGTTCCTATGCTTTGGTTGGACTGAAGAGATGGGCGACGGTCAATCGGGGCGGTCTGGGCGTGGTGTGCGATCTCTCAGTCGCAGGTGCCAGAATGCTAAGCGAGACAGCCTTGGCTCCCGGTGATGAGATTGCGATCAGCCTGCGATTGCCGCACCAGCGGGTGTCGACGTTTATCGATCGGGCCACGGTTCGTTGGGTAAAGGATTCTGTATTCGGGGTCGAGTTCTCTTTACTGTCACCGATCGCGGTCACGCGGTTAGGTAAGTGCGTCATCCGTGGAATACACCCTTCGCCGCCGCTTTCGGCAACCGACACATCCGCACAGCCGCTTCGCTAG